A window of the Mucilaginibacter sp. cycad4 genome harbors these coding sequences:
- a CDS encoding RagB/SusD family nutrient uptake outer membrane protein translates to MKNIIKFIVVLELFVTCSCKKSFLDKEPLGVLSSATFSADTTTLGLAVNRLYGSIAWREFRIGQHQYSTKEMCGDDFIVGGNADFKVFQDYSYLTDNYMIERYWGRAFENIHYCNVVIDRTSTLKAPYSAQLFEAQAKYFRAYYNFDLTNVFGDAPLRDHDPVSTAEYNIPKSSHADIIKLVISDLKYAIDHLPTRGQWGTANLGRVTKGTAQGLLSKVYLYEQDYANAKLYAEAVINGGEYSLYNNYRNLFSPDQLYSTENMMPGGFIYNPSLSAGRQYGPYLQYQGLPSLGSNGDIFPSPNLVSSYEKGDPRMSATIFTKTDIIPGFNNNQPVAFPASTNYANKKVIWPYSYWNGGNFNFQSVNPMYLRYADIILIAAEANNELGNTSDALKYLEMIRFRARGNKTFAASVTAGENDGAGILPQITTTDKTVLRLAIWHERRIELALEFNRWYDLVRYNKVAGPNGSSGTGYTENLLRTVYGRTNFNYAKFSHFPLPQTFVTSSNGVLKQNSAW, encoded by the coding sequence ATGAAAAATATTATAAAATTCATTGTTGTTTTGGAGCTTTTTGTGACATGTTCCTGCAAAAAGAGCTTTCTTGATAAAGAACCGCTGGGAGTGCTTTCAAGCGCAACCTTTTCGGCCGACACAACAACACTTGGTTTGGCGGTAAACCGCCTTTATGGTTCCATTGCCTGGAGGGAATTCCGGATAGGGCAACACCAGTATTCAACAAAAGAGATGTGCGGGGATGACTTTATTGTGGGCGGTAATGCTGACTTTAAAGTGTTCCAGGATTACAGCTACCTCACAGATAACTACATGATAGAGCGGTACTGGGGGCGGGCCTTTGAAAATATCCACTACTGTAACGTAGTAATTGACCGCACATCAACTTTGAAAGCTCCTTATTCGGCGCAGCTATTCGAAGCACAGGCCAAATACTTCAGGGCCTATTATAACTTCGACCTGACCAATGTATTTGGAGATGCACCGCTGCGGGACCACGACCCGGTATCAACTGCTGAATACAATATTCCCAAAAGTTCACATGCGGATATCATTAAACTGGTGATCTCAGACCTTAAATATGCCATCGATCACTTACCAACAAGGGGCCAATGGGGAACGGCTAACCTTGGCCGGGTGACCAAAGGCACAGCGCAAGGACTTTTATCGAAGGTTTATCTTTATGAGCAGGATTATGCTAATGCAAAGTTATATGCCGAAGCAGTTATCAACGGCGGCGAATACAGCCTTTATAACAATTATCGCAACCTGTTCAGCCCGGATCAATTGTATTCTACTGAAAATATGATGCCCGGGGGATTTATTTACAACCCATCCCTGTCTGCCGGACGTCAGTACGGACCTTACCTTCAATACCAGGGGCTTCCCTCACTGGGTTCAAATGGTGATATCTTCCCCTCACCTAACCTTGTTAGCAGTTATGAAAAAGGCGATCCAAGAATGAGCGCGACTATTTTTACAAAAACCGACATCATTCCCGGCTTTAACAACAACCAGCCGGTAGCATTCCCGGCATCAACCAATTATGCCAATAAAAAAGTGATCTGGCCATATTCATACTGGAACGGCGGTAACTTTAACTTTCAGAGTGTTAACCCGATGTATCTCAGATATGCCGATATCATTCTGATAGCCGCTGAAGCCAATAATGAGCTGGGGAATACATCCGACGCGCTGAAATACCTGGAGATGATCCGTTTCAGGGCCCGCGGTAATAAAACATTCGCTGCATCTGTTACAGCAGGCGAAAATGATGGAGCGGGCATCCTTCCACAAATTACAACTACGGATAAAACAGTATTGAGGTTAGCCATCTGGCATGAACGCCGGATTGAGCTGGCCCTTGAATTCAACCGCTGGTACGACCTGGTAAGATATAACAAAGTGGCTGGCCCCAACGGCAGTTCAGGCACCGGTTATACAGAAAACCTGCTGAGGACTGTTTATGGGAGAACTAATTTTAACTACGCTAAATTCAGTCATTTCCCGCTTCCGCAAACTTTTGTCACTTCGTCAAATGGTGTACTCAAACAAAACAGTGCATGGTAA
- a CDS encoding response regulator → MKKSILIIEDNTDIRESTAEILELSGYLVLQAGNGKIGVDLAIKHKPELILCDIMMPELDGYGVLFMLSKSPETDNIPFIFLTAKAERVDFRKGMEMGADDYLTKPFDDIELLNAIDSRLNKKEKQQAFFSRSLQKIEHLASNSRNGAAELNTLIASRKIRQIRKKQVLFYDGDTPQGIYLVMEGSIKTFKLAEDGRELMTGLYKADDYLGVHALLLDDAYGETAEATEDAAICLLPKDTVLTMLDRYPDLGRQFLKLLSNNIKEKEEQLIELAYHSVRKRLAQVLVRLNKQNGEKQEFKISREELASMAGMATETVSRTLSDFKEEGLIEKKGATINITDLNKLVKMRN, encoded by the coding sequence ATGAAAAAAAGTATCCTCATTATTGAAGACAATACAGATATCAGGGAAAGCACCGCTGAAATACTGGAGCTTTCCGGCTACCTGGTATTGCAGGCCGGTAATGGCAAAATTGGTGTCGACCTCGCTATAAAGCATAAACCGGAACTTATTTTGTGCGATATCATGATGCCCGAGCTTGACGGGTATGGCGTATTGTTCATGCTCAGTAAATCGCCCGAAACGGACAATATCCCCTTTATATTTTTAACCGCAAAGGCCGAACGGGTGGACTTTAGAAAAGGAATGGAAATGGGTGCCGATGATTACCTTACCAAACCTTTTGACGATATAGAATTGCTTAATGCTATTGATAGCAGGCTGAACAAAAAAGAAAAACAACAAGCGTTTTTTAGCAGGTCGCTGCAAAAAATAGAGCATTTGGCCAGCAATTCGCGCAACGGCGCGGCCGAGTTAAATACACTGATAGCCAGTCGGAAAATAAGACAGATAAGAAAAAAACAAGTATTATTTTATGATGGCGATACCCCGCAGGGAATTTACCTGGTGATGGAAGGCAGCATAAAAACATTTAAACTGGCCGAAGACGGCAGGGAGCTGATGACCGGTTTATACAAAGCCGATGACTACCTCGGCGTACATGCCCTGTTGCTTGATGATGCTTATGGCGAAACAGCCGAAGCAACCGAGGACGCGGCCATATGCCTGCTGCCGAAAGATACCGTTTTAACCATGCTTGACCGGTATCCTGACCTTGGCCGGCAGTTTTTGAAATTACTGTCAAACAATATCAAAGAAAAGGAAGAGCAGCTCATTGAACTGGCCTATCATTCGGTAAGGAAACGGCTGGCGCAGGTATTGGTAAGGCTGAACAAGCAAAACGGCGAAAAACAGGAGTTTAAAATATCAAGGGAAGAACTGGCATCAATGGCCGGTATGGCTACCGAAACGGTAAGCCGCACGCTTTCTGATTTTAAAGAGGAAGGCCTGATAGAAAAGAAAGGTGCAACCATCAATATAACAGACCTTAACAAGCTGGTAAAGATGAGAAACTGA
- a CDS encoding SusC/RagA family TonB-linked outer membrane protein, with product MTKFILFLIIVSTLQSYSKGFGQTAINLNLKNVSLKTAFREIEKKSDYHFLYNDETIRHIDKLKSIEVSNASIHAVMDLLTSNTAIKYQLGEDNTVIIYPKGAQLNALVVKGKVTDDNGQPLPGVSVRLKGTSTGTQTDLNGNYSLNVPDGNVYLVFTYTGFEAQEVNVDSRAVIDVKLKAKDNSLSEVVVVGYGVQRKSDLTGAVTSIKGADLTKIGGSNAAEALQGKTPGVQILSQGGPGAAPTVLIRGLGTNGDPTPLYVVDGMMVTNISFLAPNDIASMEILKDASATAIYGSRGANGVILVTTKKGKPGKPVINFLTSQGFQFLTRKFHVANGQEYAQLVNLFKTNAGLAPVYDNISQIGPGTDWTKEVTRNGIVSDYQLSVGGGSENVNYNISASYHNEDGVLKYTNYNRLTLRADNEYKISKKLTFGHNLSLASSHYNGDGGSNTGRGINSITRISPLIPVYKSDGSFSSGQDVDIVNPFAELYLHKDVQNHPLQFVGNGYLNYELFKGLTFRSSYGVDYTLNNINRYTPPYNLGANQSSLTSIENGYTTVSTWLWENTLTYDKQLGAAHHLNLLAGYTAQNTDFRGVDVTGNGPLTTTDPNYRYIQVYPPSNISSLGALPSSESILSYLFRANYSYKDRYLLTASFRGDGSSKFAEGHRWGYFPSVALGWRASEEKFLKNVSWISNLKVRGSWGRIGSNKIANYQTFNLLNQETTYDGVFNGVFYPMATIVAASNPNITWEVSQQTDAGIEFGTLKNRLRFEGDYYRRDTKNLLLILPVPGGSTGTAPAYSNAGTVRNSGVELAVSWNDRIGGLGYGVKVTGTANKNRILDFKGLTSYTSDFQVPSTHVSKAGAPIGDFYGYQSLGIVQTQAQIDQLNAAAASKSGNPTKQYWSGLKPGDLLFKDVNGDGFVDANDKTDIGSPYAKFVGGLTLSADYKGFDFTIDMMGSFGGKIYNDTRNQFVSSGLSNLNVEWLDSWTPTHINTTIPRYAVNTSTTQSSDFNIFDGTYIKARFIELGYTFNKQLLKKVGISGLRVYVNTTNPFYITKYKGFSPEVSNAYGVSTIGDDFRTYPVSGTARLGINLTF from the coding sequence ATGACAAAATTTATACTTTTCCTGATCATTGTCTCAACACTGCAATCCTATTCCAAGGGTTTCGGGCAGACCGCGATCAATCTTAACCTGAAAAATGTAAGCCTGAAGACTGCATTCCGGGAAATCGAAAAAAAGTCTGACTATCATTTTCTTTACAATGATGAAACCATCAGGCACATTGACAAGCTTAAATCTATTGAGGTGAGTAATGCATCCATCCACGCGGTGATGGACCTGCTGACCAGTAACACTGCCATTAAATACCAGCTTGGTGAAGACAATACCGTTATTATTTACCCGAAAGGAGCACAATTAAACGCTCTTGTGGTGAAAGGCAAAGTAACGGATGATAACGGCCAGCCTTTACCCGGCGTTTCTGTACGGCTAAAAGGTACATCCACAGGTACCCAAACAGATCTGAATGGCAATTATTCATTAAACGTCCCGGATGGCAACGTTTACCTGGTATTCACTTATACCGGCTTTGAGGCCCAGGAAGTTAATGTTGACAGCCGGGCAGTCATCGACGTAAAACTGAAAGCTAAAGATAATTCGCTTAGCGAAGTGGTGGTAGTTGGCTATGGTGTTCAACGCAAATCTGACCTTACCGGGGCGGTAACCAGCATAAAAGGCGCTGACCTAACCAAAATAGGGGGCAGTAACGCAGCTGAGGCGTTGCAGGGAAAAACACCTGGCGTGCAGATCCTGAGCCAGGGTGGCCCCGGCGCTGCACCTACAGTATTGATACGCGGGCTCGGCACAAACGGAGACCCTACCCCACTATACGTTGTTGACGGTATGATGGTGACCAATATCAGCTTCCTTGCGCCGAATGATATTGCTTCGATGGAAATTTTAAAGGATGCTTCTGCTACCGCCATCTATGGATCGCGGGGAGCAAACGGTGTTATTCTCGTAACTACTAAAAAAGGAAAGCCTGGCAAACCGGTCATCAATTTTTTAACAAGTCAGGGATTTCAGTTCCTGACACGTAAGTTTCATGTTGCCAACGGCCAGGAATACGCACAATTAGTCAATCTGTTTAAAACCAATGCAGGCTTAGCACCGGTTTATGATAATATCAGCCAGATAGGCCCCGGAACCGACTGGACCAAAGAAGTAACACGGAACGGAATTGTAAGTGATTATCAACTTTCTGTAGGCGGTGGCAGCGAAAATGTCAATTATAACATCAGTGCCAGTTATCATAATGAAGATGGCGTATTGAAATATACCAACTACAACCGTTTAACTTTACGCGCTGATAATGAATACAAGATCAGCAAAAAGTTAACCTTTGGGCATAACCTGTCATTGGCCAGCAGTCATTATAATGGCGATGGTGGTTCCAATACAGGCAGGGGTATTAATTCAATAACCCGCATATCGCCCCTGATCCCTGTTTACAAAAGCGATGGCTCATTTTCATCAGGACAGGATGTGGACATCGTTAACCCATTTGCCGAGCTTTATCTTCATAAAGATGTTCAAAACCATCCGCTGCAATTTGTTGGCAACGGGTACCTGAATTATGAGTTATTTAAAGGCCTTACATTCCGGAGCAGCTATGGTGTAGATTATACTTTGAATAATATCAACAGGTATACACCTCCGTACAACCTGGGTGCCAACCAAAGCAGTTTAACCAGTATTGAAAATGGATATACCACGGTTTCCACCTGGCTATGGGAGAATACGCTGACTTACGACAAACAGTTGGGCGCCGCTCACCATCTGAACTTATTAGCAGGTTATACTGCTCAGAACACCGATTTTCGCGGGGTAGATGTAACCGGAAACGGGCCGCTGACCACAACTGACCCCAACTACCGTTATATCCAGGTTTATCCTCCCTCAAACATCAGTTCACTTGGCGCGTTGCCATCCAGCGAGTCTATCCTTTCTTATCTTTTCAGAGCTAATTATAGCTATAAGGACAGGTACCTGTTAACTGCATCATTCCGTGGCGACGGGTCATCAAAATTTGCTGAAGGACACCGCTGGGGATATTTTCCATCGGTAGCCCTTGGATGGCGGGCCTCTGAAGAGAAATTCCTGAAAAATGTGTCGTGGATAAGCAACCTGAAAGTGCGCGGTAGTTGGGGCCGGATAGGCAGCAACAAAATCGCCAATTACCAAACTTTCAACTTGCTTAACCAGGAAACAACTTACGATGGTGTATTTAACGGCGTTTTCTATCCAATGGCAACAATCGTAGCCGCATCAAACCCTAATATTACCTGGGAAGTTTCACAGCAAACCGATGCCGGCATCGAATTTGGCACACTAAAAAACAGATTACGCTTTGAAGGCGACTATTATCGCAGGGACACCAAAAACCTGCTATTGATATTGCCTGTTCCGGGTGGCTCTACAGGTACCGCCCCTGCATATTCCAACGCGGGGACTGTACGGAACAGCGGCGTGGAACTGGCAGTAAGCTGGAACGACCGTATCGGCGGGCTTGGATATGGTGTAAAAGTAACCGGAACGGCTAATAAGAACAGAATTTTGGACTTTAAGGGCCTAACTTCTTATACGTCGGATTTCCAGGTGCCATCTACCCACGTGTCAAAAGCGGGCGCCCCTATTGGTGACTTTTATGGTTATCAATCCCTTGGCATTGTGCAGACCCAGGCGCAGATTGATCAGTTAAACGCAGCAGCTGCATCGAAATCAGGTAACCCAACTAAACAATACTGGTCGGGATTAAAGCCGGGCGACCTGCTGTTCAAAGACGTAAACGGCGACGGTTTTGTAGATGCGAATGACAAAACAGATATCGGTTCGCCCTATGCAAAATTTGTGGGAGGTTTAACGCTTTCAGCAGATTACAAAGGCTTTGACTTCACCATCGATATGATGGGCAGTTTCGGCGGTAAGATCTATAATGATACCAGGAACCAGTTTGTAAGCTCCGGGCTGTCCAACCTGAATGTTGAATGGCTGGATTCATGGACCCCTACCCACATCAATACCACCATTCCGCGTTATGCTGTTAACACTTCAACAACGCAATCATCCGACTTCAACATTTTCGACGGCACTTATATCAAAGCACGGTTCATTGAACTGGGATATACTTTCAACAAACAGCTATTGAAAAAGGTTGGAATTTCCGGGCTTCGCGTGTATGTTAACACCACCAATCCATTTTACATAACCAAGTACAAAGGATTCTCTCCTGAGGTTTCAAATGCTTACGGGGTTTCAACTATAGGTGACGATTTCCGGACATATCCGGTTTCAGGCACCGCCAGATTAGGTATAAACTTAACTTTTTAA
- the hemN gene encoding oxygen-independent coproporphyrinogen III oxidase, whose product MKIPQHLIDKYNVAAPRYTSYPTVPYWNSESFDKEEWRKSVSVSFKESNDRDGISLYIHLPFCESLCTYCGCNTRITKNHRVEEPYIKAVLMEWAMYLNTFESKPVIREIHLGGGTPTFFKPEHLAILINGILNSSTIHPQAEFSFEAHPANTTVDHLQVLYNLGFRRISLGIQDFDPRVQFIINRIQSFELVKLVTQQARRIGYTSVNFDLIYGLPLQTLNGLKDTIAQVAKLMPDRIAFYSYAHVPWIKPGQRRFTENDLPDANEKRALYECGRELFTALGYHEIGMDHFALPTDSLYLAEQNGTLHRNFMGYTHQYTQLMIGLGVSSISDSWYAFAQNVKNVEEYLQLVNAGQLPAFKGHMLTTDDLSIRRHILNIMCNGKTCWNLHNETSEAFLEGLERMRQFEQDGLVELNSWCITVTPMGKRFLRNICMALDARLWADKPATQLFSMTG is encoded by the coding sequence ATGAAAATACCCCAGCATCTTATTGATAAATACAACGTTGCAGCTCCCCGTTATACCAGTTACCCTACAGTACCCTACTGGAACAGTGAAAGTTTTGACAAAGAGGAATGGCGAAAATCGGTGTCGGTTTCTTTTAAGGAGAGTAATGACCGCGACGGGATTAGCTTATATATCCACCTGCCATTTTGCGAAAGTCTGTGCACCTATTGCGGTTGTAATACCCGCATCACCAAAAACCACCGGGTGGAGGAGCCATACATTAAAGCTGTTTTGATGGAATGGGCCATGTACCTCAATACATTTGAAAGCAAACCCGTTATCAGGGAAATACACCTTGGTGGCGGCACCCCTACATTTTTTAAACCCGAACACCTGGCCATACTGATCAATGGTATATTAAATTCATCAACTATCCATCCCCAGGCCGAGTTTAGCTTTGAGGCACACCCCGCCAATACAACTGTTGATCATTTACAGGTTTTATACAATCTTGGTTTCAGGAGGATAAGCCTCGGCATCCAGGATTTTGACCCCAGGGTTCAGTTTATCATTAACCGCATCCAGAGTTTTGAACTGGTAAAGCTGGTTACCCAGCAGGCACGACGGATCGGGTATACATCGGTTAACTTCGATCTGATTTATGGCCTCCCGCTTCAAACGCTCAACGGGTTAAAGGATACCATTGCCCAGGTGGCGAAATTAATGCCCGATAGGATTGCTTTTTACAGTTATGCCCACGTACCCTGGATAAAACCCGGCCAGCGCCGTTTTACCGAGAATGACCTGCCCGATGCCAATGAAAAAAGGGCTTTGTATGAATGCGGACGCGAATTATTTACGGCGTTGGGTTATCATGAAATTGGCATGGACCATTTTGCCTTGCCTACGGATAGCCTTTACCTTGCCGAACAAAACGGTACGCTGCACCGCAATTTTATGGGTTACACCCATCAGTACACCCAATTAATGATTGGCTTGGGCGTATCTTCCATAAGCGATAGCTGGTATGCCTTTGCCCAAAATGTAAAAAATGTTGAAGAATACCTGCAATTGGTTAACGCCGGCCAGCTACCGGCATTTAAAGGCCATATGCTTACAACAGATGATCTGAGCATTCGCAGGCATATTTTAAATATCATGTGTAACGGCAAAACCTGCTGGAACCTGCATAACGAAACAAGTGAAGCTTTTTTAGAGGGGCTGGAACGCATGCGCCAGTTTGAACAGGACGGACTGGTTGAGCTAAACTCATGGTGTATTACTGTTACGCCCATGGGTAAACGCTTTTTACGCAATATATGTATGGCGCTTGATGCCCGCCTGTGGGCCGACAAGCCCGCCACGCAGTTATTCAGCATGACGGGATAA
- a CDS encoding FecR family protein, translating into MVNNTWILIYKKLNNTATPEELEEIGQILKEDGGAQYPIAMLEHLWRLYPTSKECDNEPKEEQWAQLQAQLNNAPAVFAEDECEAPVNSETNQPAHPGRYKYLLIAAAVAVLFCSSIVLVYFRLPDNKSGICEIKVPTGGMTNIQLPDGSTVILNAGSKLTYKNTFDARHREITLAGEAFFDIVKDPAHPFVVTTPTIKIRVLGTRFNVRSYPGDKTSEAALIRGVIELTVLKNPDRQIILKPSEKLTVFNQPARASAFSRRPSDTTSKAIVELSEIHQDKKDSLPSEAIWIKNKAVFDAMEFEDVAKMMERKYSTTIIFKKEDLKKLVLTGKFENITLDKALQQLKLISNFNYQIINNQVFIY; encoded by the coding sequence ATGGTCAACAATACCTGGATACTTATTTATAAAAAGCTGAATAATACAGCAACTCCGGAAGAGCTGGAAGAGATCGGCCAGATCTTGAAGGAAGATGGCGGGGCCCAATACCCTATTGCTATGCTGGAGCATCTCTGGCGATTATATCCGACTTCTAAAGAGTGCGATAATGAGCCAAAGGAAGAACAATGGGCACAACTGCAGGCCCAGCTAAATAACGCGCCTGCTGTTTTTGCAGAAGATGAGTGCGAAGCACCTGTTAATTCGGAAACGAACCAGCCGGCGCATCCCGGCAGGTACAAATATCTGCTAATAGCAGCGGCCGTCGCCGTTTTATTTTGCAGCAGCATAGTACTGGTTTATTTCAGATTACCTGACAATAAAAGCGGGATTTGTGAGATCAAGGTACCTACCGGGGGGATGACAAACATACAATTGCCCGACGGAAGTACGGTTATCCTGAATGCAGGCAGCAAGCTTACATATAAAAACACATTTGATGCCAGGCACCGGGAGATAACCTTAGCGGGCGAAGCTTTCTTCGATATTGTCAAGGATCCGGCACATCCGTTTGTGGTGACGACGCCGACTATAAAAATCAGGGTTTTAGGTACCCGGTTCAATGTCAGATCTTATCCGGGTGATAAAACTTCGGAAGCAGCTTTGATACGCGGTGTCATTGAACTAACTGTACTGAAAAATCCCGACCGGCAAATTATTTTAAAACCTTCAGAAAAACTGACGGTATTCAATCAGCCAGCTCGTGCATCAGCATTCAGTCGCCGGCCGTCGGATACTACATCCAAAGCAATAGTTGAGCTCAGCGAAATACACCAGGACAAAAAGGATTCTTTACCGTCGGAAGCCATCTGGATCAAAAACAAAGCTGTTTTTGATGCCATGGAATTTGAGGATGTTGCAAAAATGATGGAGCGAAAATACAGCACCACTATCATTTTTAAAAAGGAGGACCTGAAAAAACTGGTACTGACGGGAAAGTTTGAAAACATAACCCTTGACAAGGCGCTGCAGCAACTAAAGCTGATAAGCAATTTCAATTATCAAATTATAAACAACCAGGTATTCATTTATTAA
- a CDS encoding PAS domain-containing sensor histidine kinase: MENAALLKAIIENAIDGIITINNHGIIESINPAACNLFQYSPGEVIGKNVSVLMPPPDKEQHDGYINRYQNTGKPHIIGFGREVKGLKKNGSIFPFRLGVSEVQFSGRKIYTGFIHDLTREKEAEERLKDYANHLEELVEERTISLKHSVTELLQAKEEVSQSLEKEKELGQMKSRFVSMASHEFRTPLSSIQLSAILVEKYAQEFSSPNISKHIAKIKTSVGNLTGILNDFLSLEKLEAGKVEPLFTEFNLVKFGEEITEEMQLVAKQNQNIIYQHTGTTSVFKLDSALLKNCIINLISNAIKYSGENTFIEFNTEVARNQLVVVVKDNGIGIPESDQKHLFEAFFRAHNTGNIPGTGLGLNIVARYVGLINGTVQFESKVNYGTSFTLTFSQS, encoded by the coding sequence ATGGAGAATGCCGCGCTGCTAAAAGCAATTATTGAAAATGCCATAGACGGCATTATTACCATAAACAACCACGGAATTATTGAGTCTATCAATCCGGCAGCATGTAACCTGTTTCAATATAGCCCCGGCGAAGTAATTGGTAAAAATGTATCCGTTTTAATGCCGCCTCCCGATAAAGAACAGCACGATGGCTATATAAACCGTTATCAAAATACAGGCAAGCCGCATATTATAGGCTTCGGCCGTGAAGTTAAGGGGTTAAAAAAGAACGGTTCTATATTCCCTTTCCGCCTGGGGGTAAGCGAAGTGCAGTTTTCAGGCCGAAAGATCTACACCGGTTTTATCCATGACCTCACACGTGAAAAGGAAGCGGAAGAAAGGTTAAAGGACTATGCCAATCATTTGGAAGAGTTGGTGGAGGAGCGTACAATTTCTTTAAAACATTCGGTAACCGAATTGCTGCAGGCTAAAGAGGAAGTTAGCCAGTCGTTAGAGAAAGAAAAAGAACTTGGACAGATGAAAAGCCGTTTTGTATCAATGGCCTCGCACGAGTTCAGGACCCCGCTGAGCAGTATCCAGCTTTCGGCCATTCTTGTTGAAAAATACGCGCAGGAGTTTAGCAGCCCTAACATCAGCAAACACATCGCCAAAATAAAAACGTCGGTAGGTAACCTTACGGGTATCCTGAATGATTTCCTGTCGCTCGAAAAACTCGAAGCCGGGAAGGTGGAGCCCTTATTTACCGAATTTAACCTGGTAAAATTTGGTGAGGAAATAACCGAAGAAATGCAACTGGTAGCCAAACAAAACCAAAACATCATTTATCAGCATACCGGTACCACCAGTGTTTTTAAATTGGATTCGGCGCTATTAAAAAATTGCATCATCAACCTGATCAGCAACGCCATCAAATACTCGGGCGAAAATACCTTTATTGAATTTAACACAGAGGTGGCCCGCAATCAACTGGTTGTTGTGGTTAAGGACAATGGTATAGGCATCCCCGAAAGTGACCAGAAGCACCTGTTTGAAGCCTTTTTCCGGGCACACAATACCGGCAATATCCCGGGTACCGGCCTCGGTCTTAATATAGTGGCCCGCTACGTGGGCCTCATCAATGGCACAGTACAATTTGAAAGCAAAGTTAACTACGGAACATCATTCACGCTCACATTTTCGCAATCATGA
- a CDS encoding 2-hydroxyacid dehydrogenase codes for MKVVAYSIKAFEKEFLARANQKKHDITLISNPLNSETAVYAEGKEAVVVFTNDDVSAYVINQLADLGVKYIATRSVGTDHIDRETAALRNIKLANVPEYSPQAIAEHTIAMALALNRHLTESNAHSHLFDFRLNGLMGFNLSGKTVGIIGLGHIGQAVAAIFNGFGCSVIGYDPLNKSNLPGVEQVTMDQLLSMADIISLHAPLCPENYHMVNDDTLALMKDGVMLLNTSRGGLIDTEAALQALETGKIGYLGLDVYEKEKGLFFEQHQHDTDKDPLLEKLMTFKNVLITPHQAFLTNEALQQIANQTIKNLDQWQANKCVGNACVCSKNCKATAELSTVDTTKT; via the coding sequence ATGAAAGTTGTAGCTTACAGTATCAAGGCATTCGAAAAGGAATTTTTGGCCAGGGCGAATCAAAAAAAACATGACATTACCCTTATATCTAACCCGCTAAACTCTGAAACCGCGGTTTATGCCGAAGGTAAGGAAGCAGTGGTTGTTTTTACCAACGACGATGTATCTGCCTATGTAATCAATCAACTGGCCGATCTTGGGGTTAAATATATTGCTACCCGGTCGGTCGGTACAGATCATATAGATAGGGAAACAGCAGCTTTGCGCAATATAAAACTGGCTAACGTACCCGAATACTCGCCGCAGGCTATTGCCGAACATACTATTGCTATGGCGCTTGCCCTGAACAGACATTTAACCGAATCAAATGCCCATAGCCACCTGTTCGACTTCAGGCTGAACGGCCTTATGGGCTTTAATTTATCCGGAAAAACAGTTGGCATTATTGGCCTGGGGCATATAGGGCAGGCGGTCGCCGCTATCTTTAACGGCTTTGGCTGCAGCGTTATCGGCTACGATCCGCTTAATAAGTCAAACCTGCCGGGAGTTGAACAAGTGACTATGGATCAATTACTTTCTATGGCCGATATCATTTCATTACATGCCCCCCTATGCCCCGAAAACTATCACATGGTCAATGATGATACCCTTGCTTTGATGAAAGACGGCGTGATGCTCCTGAATACGTCGCGCGGCGGTTTAATTGATACTGAAGCGGCATTACAAGCCCTTGAAACCGGTAAAATAGGTTACCTGGGGCTTGATGTTTATGAAAAAGAAAAAGGCCTGTTTTTTGAGCAGCATCAACATGATACCGATAAGGACCCGCTGCTGGAAAAACTGATGACCTTTAAAAATGTGCTCATTACCCCGCACCAGGCATTTTTAACCAATGAGGCATTGCAGCAAATAGCTAATCAAACCATAAAAAACCTTGATCAGTGGCAGGCTAATAAGTGCGTCGGGAATGCGTGTGTATGTTCAAAAAACTGCAAAGCAACTGCCGAGCTATCAACGGTTGATACAACCAAAACTTAA